One part of the Macaca mulatta isolate MMU2019108-1 chromosome 6, T2T-MMU8v2.0, whole genome shotgun sequence genome encodes these proteins:
- the HARS2 gene encoding histidine--tRNA ligase, mitochondrial isoform X3 codes for MVNGVRNATGLASVQRSHFSHSFFCQVAEAVLTSQLKAHQEKPNFIIKIPKGTRDLSPQHMVVREKILDLVISCFKRHGAKGMDTPAFELKETLTEKYGEDSGLMYDLKDQGGELLSLRYDLTYPSSLTDLCEVPFARYLAMSKVKKMKRYHVGKVWRRESPSIVQGRYREFCQCDFDIAGQFDPMIPDAECLKIMCEILSGLQLGDFLIKVNDRRIVDGMFAACGVPESKFRAICSSIDKLDKMAWKDVRHEMVAKKGLAPEVADRIGDYVQCHGGVSLVEQMFQDPRLSQNKQALEGLEDLKLLFEYLNLFGIAEKISFDLSLARGLDYYTGVIYEAVLLQTPTQAGEEPLNVGSVAAGGRYDGLVGMFDPKGHKVPCVGLSIGVERIFYIVEQRMKTKGEKVRTTETQVFVATPQKNFLQERLKLITELWDAGIKAEMLYKNNPKLLTQLHYCESTGIPLVVIIGEQELKEGIIKIRSVASREEVSGSSRNRRDELFLPFPDFVRNMHLLAEKLSPWLIVVEMNKHPLQMTTAACEYWLCGQKKDK; via the exons ATGGTCAATGGGGTCAGAAATGCCACAGGTCTGGCCAGTGTCCAGAGGAGCCACTTCTCACATTCATTCTTCTGCCAGGTTGCAGAGGCAGTGTTAACATCCCAACTGAAAGCACATCAAGAGAAACCAAATTTTATTATCAAGATCCCAAAG GGTACCAGGGATCTTAGTCCTCAGCATATGGTTGTGAGGGAGAAAATTCTTGATTTGGTTATCAGCTGCTTTAAACGTCATGGAGCaaaggggatggataccccagcATTTGAGCTGAAG GAAACACTGACTGAGAAGTATGGAGAGGACTCTGGGCTCATGTATGATCTGAAGGATCAAGGTGGAGAGCTGTTGTCCCTCCGCTATGACCTTACT TATCCCTCTTCCTTAACCGATTTATGTGAGGTTCCCTTTGCTCGTTATTTGGCCATGAGTAAGGTGAAGAAGATGAAACGTTATCATGTTGGAAAGGTGTGGCGGCGAGAGAGCCCAAGCATAGTCCAAGGCCGCTACAGGGAGTTCTGCCAGTGT GATTTTGACATTGCTGGTCAGTTTGACCCTATGATCCCTGATGCAGAGTGTTTGAAGATCATGTGTGAAATCCTAAGTGGATTGCAGTTGGGAGACTTTCTCATTAAG GTAAATGACCGGCGGATTGTGGATGGGATGTTTGCTGCCTGTGGTGTTCCTGAAAGCAAGTTCCGTGCCATCTGCTCCTCCATAGATAAACTAGACAAG ATGGCTTGGAAAGATGTGAGACATGAGATGGTGGCGAAGAAAGGCCTGGCTCCTGAGGTGGCTGATCGAATTGGGGATTATGTCCAATGTCATG GTGGGGTATCCCTGGTAGAGCAAATGTTTCAGGATCCCAGACTATCCCAGAACAAGCAGGCCCTGGAGGGCCTGGAAGACCTGAAGCTGCTATTTGAATACCTGAATTTATTTGGAATTGCTGAGAAG ATCTCATTTGACCTCAGCCTGGCTCGGGGCCTAGACTACTATACAGGAGTGATCTATGAAGCAGTGCTGCTGCAGACCCCAACTCAGGCTGGGGAGGAGCCCCTGAATGTAGGCAGTGTGGCTGCTGGTGGGCGCTATGACGGGCTGGTGGGCATGTTTGACCCCAAGGGCCACAAGGTGCCATGTGTGGGACTCAGCATTGGGGTTGAACGCATCTTCTACATTGTGGAGCAGAGGATGAAG ACCAAAGGTGAGAAGGTGCGGACTACAGAGACTCAAGTGTTTGTGGCCACACCACAGAAGAACTTTCTCCAAGAACGGTTGAAACTTATTACAGAGCTTTGGGATGCTGGAATCAAG GCAGAGATGCTATACAAGAACAACCCCAAACTATTAACCCAGCTGCACTATTGTGAGAGCACAGGCATTCCACTGGTGGTCATTATTGGTGAGCAAGAACTGAAAGAAGGGATCATCAAGATCCGTTCGGTGGCCAGCAGAGAGGAGGTGAGTGGCAGCAGCAGAAATAGAAGGGACGAATTGTTTCTGCCTTTCCCAGATTTTGTAAGAAATATGCATCTTCTGGCTGAGAAATTATCTCCATGGTTAATAGTGGTAGAGATGAACAAGCACCCACTCCAGATGACCACTGCAGCCTGTGAGTATTGGCTGTGTGGCCAGAAGAAAGACAAATGA
- the HARS2 gene encoding histidine--tRNA ligase, mitochondrial isoform X8: MPLLGLLPRRAWAALLSQLLRPPCASCTGAVRCQSQVAEAVLTSQLKAHQEKPNFIIKIPKETLTEKYGEDSGLMYDLKDQGGELLSLRYDLTVPFARYLAMSKVKKMKRYHVGKVWRRESPSIVQGRYREFCQCDFDIAGQFDPMIPDAECLKIMCEILSGLQLGDFLIKVNDRRIVDGMFAACGVPESKFRAICSSIDKLDKMAWKDVRHEMVAKKGLAPEVADRIGDYVQCHGGVSLVEQMFQDPRLSQNKQALEGLEDLKLLFEYLNLFGIAEKISFDLSLARGLDYYTGVIYEAVLLQTPTQAGEEPLNVGSVAAGGRYDGLVGMFDPKGHKVPCVGLSIGVERIFYIVEQRMKTKGEKVRTTETQVFVATPQKNFLQERLKLITELWDAGIKAEMLYKNNPKLLTQLHYCESTGIPLVVIIGEQELKEGIIKIRSVASREEVSGSSRNRRDELFLPFPDFVRNMHLLAEKLSPWLIVVEMNKHPLQMTTAACEYWLCGQKKDK; the protein is encoded by the exons ATGCCCCTGCTCGGACTTCTTCCCAGGAGGGCCTGGGCTGCGCTGCTCAGCCAGCTCCTGCGACCGCCCTGCGCTTCTTGCACCGGGGCGGTCCGTTGCCAAAGCCAG GTTGCAGAGGCAGTGTTAACATCCCAACTGAAAGCACATCAAGAGAAACCAAATTTTATTATCAAGATCCCAAAG GAAACACTGACTGAGAAGTATGGAGAGGACTCTGGGCTCATGTATGATCTGAAGGATCAAGGTGGAGAGCTGTTGTCCCTCCGCTATGACCTTACT GTTCCCTTTGCTCGTTATTTGGCCATGAGTAAGGTGAAGAAGATGAAACGTTATCATGTTGGAAAGGTGTGGCGGCGAGAGAGCCCAAGCATAGTCCAAGGCCGCTACAGGGAGTTCTGCCAGTGT GATTTTGACATTGCTGGTCAGTTTGACCCTATGATCCCTGATGCAGAGTGTTTGAAGATCATGTGTGAAATCCTAAGTGGATTGCAGTTGGGAGACTTTCTCATTAAG GTAAATGACCGGCGGATTGTGGATGGGATGTTTGCTGCCTGTGGTGTTCCTGAAAGCAAGTTCCGTGCCATCTGCTCCTCCATAGATAAACTAGACAAG ATGGCTTGGAAAGATGTGAGACATGAGATGGTGGCGAAGAAAGGCCTGGCTCCTGAGGTGGCTGATCGAATTGGGGATTATGTCCAATGTCATG GTGGGGTATCCCTGGTAGAGCAAATGTTTCAGGATCCCAGACTATCCCAGAACAAGCAGGCCCTGGAGGGCCTGGAAGACCTGAAGCTGCTATTTGAATACCTGAATTTATTTGGAATTGCTGAGAAG ATCTCATTTGACCTCAGCCTGGCTCGGGGCCTAGACTACTATACAGGAGTGATCTATGAAGCAGTGCTGCTGCAGACCCCAACTCAGGCTGGGGAGGAGCCCCTGAATGTAGGCAGTGTGGCTGCTGGTGGGCGCTATGACGGGCTGGTGGGCATGTTTGACCCCAAGGGCCACAAGGTGCCATGTGTGGGACTCAGCATTGGGGTTGAACGCATCTTCTACATTGTGGAGCAGAGGATGAAG ACCAAAGGTGAGAAGGTGCGGACTACAGAGACTCAAGTGTTTGTGGCCACACCACAGAAGAACTTTCTCCAAGAACGGTTGAAACTTATTACAGAGCTTTGGGATGCTGGAATCAAG GCAGAGATGCTATACAAGAACAACCCCAAACTATTAACCCAGCTGCACTATTGTGAGAGCACAGGCATTCCACTGGTGGTCATTATTGGTGAGCAAGAACTGAAAGAAGGGATCATCAAGATCCGTTCGGTGGCCAGCAGAGAGGAGGTGAGTGGCAGCAGCAGAAATAGAAGGGACGAATTGTTTCTGCCTTTCCCAGATTTTGTAAGAAATATGCATCTTCTGGCTGAGAAATTATCTCCATGGTTAATAGTGGTAGAGATGAACAAGCACCCACTCCAGATGACCACTGCAGCCTGTGAGTATTGGCTGTGTGGCCAGAAGAAAGACAAATGA
- the HARS2 gene encoding histidine--tRNA ligase, mitochondrial isoform X15, which translates to MVVREKILDLVISCFKRHGAKGMDTPAFELKETLTEKYGEDSGLMYDLKDQGGELLSLRYDLTVPFARYLAMSKVKKMKRYHVGKVWRRESPSIVQGRYREFCQCDFDIAGQFDPMIPDAECLKIMCEILSGLQLGDFLIKVNDRRIVDGMFAACGVPESKFRAICSSIDKLDKMAWKDVRHEMVAKKGLAPEVADRIGDYVQCHGGVSLVEQMFQDPRLSQNKQALEGLEDLKLLFEYLNLFGIAEKISFDLSLARGLDYYTGVIYEAVLLQTPTQAGEEPLNVGSVAAGGRYDGLVGMFDPKGHKVPCVGLSIGVERIFYIVEQRMKTKGEKVRTTETQVFVATPQKNFLQERLKLITELWDAGIKAEMLYKNNPKLLTQLHYCESTGIPLVVIIGEQELKEGIIKIRSVASREEVAIKRENLVAEIQKRLSES; encoded by the exons ATGGTTGTGAGGGAGAAAATTCTTGATTTGGTTATCAGCTGCTTTAAACGTCATGGAGCaaaggggatggataccccagcATTTGAGCTGAAG GAAACACTGACTGAGAAGTATGGAGAGGACTCTGGGCTCATGTATGATCTGAAGGATCAAGGTGGAGAGCTGTTGTCCCTCCGCTATGACCTTACT GTTCCCTTTGCTCGTTATTTGGCCATGAGTAAGGTGAAGAAGATGAAACGTTATCATGTTGGAAAGGTGTGGCGGCGAGAGAGCCCAAGCATAGTCCAAGGCCGCTACAGGGAGTTCTGCCAGTGT GATTTTGACATTGCTGGTCAGTTTGACCCTATGATCCCTGATGCAGAGTGTTTGAAGATCATGTGTGAAATCCTAAGTGGATTGCAGTTGGGAGACTTTCTCATTAAG GTAAATGACCGGCGGATTGTGGATGGGATGTTTGCTGCCTGTGGTGTTCCTGAAAGCAAGTTCCGTGCCATCTGCTCCTCCATAGATAAACTAGACAAG ATGGCTTGGAAAGATGTGAGACATGAGATGGTGGCGAAGAAAGGCCTGGCTCCTGAGGTGGCTGATCGAATTGGGGATTATGTCCAATGTCATG GTGGGGTATCCCTGGTAGAGCAAATGTTTCAGGATCCCAGACTATCCCAGAACAAGCAGGCCCTGGAGGGCCTGGAAGACCTGAAGCTGCTATTTGAATACCTGAATTTATTTGGAATTGCTGAGAAG ATCTCATTTGACCTCAGCCTGGCTCGGGGCCTAGACTACTATACAGGAGTGATCTATGAAGCAGTGCTGCTGCAGACCCCAACTCAGGCTGGGGAGGAGCCCCTGAATGTAGGCAGTGTGGCTGCTGGTGGGCGCTATGACGGGCTGGTGGGCATGTTTGACCCCAAGGGCCACAAGGTGCCATGTGTGGGACTCAGCATTGGGGTTGAACGCATCTTCTACATTGTGGAGCAGAGGATGAAG ACCAAAGGTGAGAAGGTGCGGACTACAGAGACTCAAGTGTTTGTGGCCACACCACAGAAGAACTTTCTCCAAGAACGGTTGAAACTTATTACAGAGCTTTGGGATGCTGGAATCAAG GCAGAGATGCTATACAAGAACAACCCCAAACTATTAACCCAGCTGCACTATTGTGAGAGCACAGGCATTCCACTGGTGGTCATTATTGGTGAGCAAGAACTGAAAGAAGGGATCATCAAGATCCGTTCGGTGGCCAGCAGAGAGGAG GTGGCCATTAAACGGGAAAATCTTGTGGCTGAAATTCAGAAGCGACTGTCTGAGTCTTGA